A DNA window from Caulobacter mirabilis contains the following coding sequences:
- a CDS encoding FitA-like ribbon-helix-helix domain-containing protein, with protein sequence MPTLTIRNISESAHDALRRRAAENRRSMEAEARLLIETLDAAPAQDIDWERLRALQARAIAAVGGPEAAKGVVDEFLANRLKDWGEE encoded by the coding sequence ATGCCGACTCTGACCATCCGCAACATTTCCGAGAGCGCCCACGACGCCCTGCGTCGCCGCGCCGCCGAGAACCGGCGGTCGATGGAGGCCGAGGCGCGCCTGCTGATCGAGACGCTGGACGCCGCACCCGCCCAGGACATCGACTGGGAGCGCCTGCGGGCCTTGCAGGCGCGCGCGATAGCAGCCGTCGGCGGCCCAGAGGCGGCCAAGGGCGTGGTCGATGAATTCCTCGCTAATCGCCTCAAGGATTGGGGCGAGGAGTGA
- a CDS encoding glutathione S-transferase family protein, with protein sequence MIVYGATLSPFVRKTLAAAAEKGIEVEHRVPRPGVPDPDFQECSPFGKIPGFRDGDFCISDSSAIIAYFEAIKPEPALIPAEAKARARTVWFEEFADTILVGAAGKMFFNRIVVPMFMGREGDAGVADAAERKEMPPILDYLERVVPAPGGHLVGDGLTLADLAVASPFANLRHLNFDLSKWPKTKAWADAVLDRPSFARMVEGETRLLNR encoded by the coding sequence ATGATCGTCTACGGCGCCACGCTCTCCCCGTTCGTTCGCAAAACCCTGGCGGCCGCCGCCGAGAAGGGAATCGAGGTCGAGCACCGCGTGCCGCGGCCGGGCGTTCCCGATCCCGACTTCCAGGAGTGCAGTCCGTTCGGCAAGATTCCGGGGTTCCGGGACGGCGACTTCTGCATCTCGGACTCCAGCGCCATCATCGCCTATTTCGAGGCGATCAAGCCGGAGCCGGCGCTGATCCCGGCCGAGGCCAAGGCCCGCGCCCGCACCGTCTGGTTCGAGGAGTTCGCCGACACCATTCTGGTCGGGGCCGCCGGCAAGATGTTCTTCAACCGCATCGTCGTGCCGATGTTCATGGGGCGGGAGGGCGATGCGGGGGTGGCCGACGCCGCCGAGCGGAAGGAAATGCCGCCGATCCTCGACTACCTCGAGCGCGTGGTTCCGGCGCCGGGCGGCCATCTGGTCGGCGACGGCCTGACCCTGGCGGACCTGGCGGTGGCCAGCCCCTTCGCCAATCTGCGCCACCTGAACTTCGACCTGTCGAAATGGCCGAAGACCAAGGCCTGGGCCGACGCCGTGCTCGACCGCCCGTCCTTCGCCCGCATGGTCGAGGGCGAGACGCGGCTGCTGAACCGGTAG
- a CDS encoding glutathione S-transferase family protein has protein sequence MKLYDSLRAPNPRRVRWFLAEKGVEDQLEIINLDILKQEHRDPGFLAKAGLANIPALEIDDETTITESVAICRYLESLFPEPNMFGRDAKETAVIEMWTRRAEMMLATPLMLAVRHSHPALAALEKQIPEIAESNKAGATRALKVFERRLGESAFIGGDRVTIADILAACSIDFSRMARFAIPDEAPNVKRWYEAMQARPAAKAGTGA, from the coding sequence ATGAAGCTCTACGACAGCCTACGGGCGCCGAACCCGCGCCGCGTGCGTTGGTTCCTGGCCGAGAAGGGCGTCGAGGATCAGCTCGAGATCATCAACCTCGACATCCTCAAACAGGAGCACCGCGACCCCGGCTTCCTGGCCAAGGCGGGCCTGGCCAACATTCCGGCGTTGGAGATCGACGACGAGACCACCATCACCGAGTCGGTCGCCATCTGCCGTTACCTGGAGAGTCTCTTCCCCGAGCCGAACATGTTCGGCCGCGACGCCAAGGAGACCGCGGTCATCGAGATGTGGACCCGCCGCGCCGAGATGATGCTGGCCACGCCGCTCATGCTGGCGGTCCGCCACAGCCATCCGGCGCTGGCGGCGCTGGAGAAGCAGATCCCCGAGATCGCCGAGAGCAACAAGGCGGGCGCAACCCGGGCGTTGAAGGTCTTCGAGCGCCGGCTGGGCGAGAGCGCGTTCATCGGCGGCGATCGCGTCACCATCGCCGACATCCTGGCCGCCTGCTCGATCGACTTCTCGCGCATGGCCCGCTTCGCCATCCCGGATGAGGCCCCGAACGTGAAGCGCTGGTACGAGGCCATGCAGGCCCGGCCGGCGGCGAAGGCGGGGACGGGCGCCTGA
- a CDS encoding molybdopterin-dependent oxidoreductase, with translation MRALLAAAVLLLAPVAAGAQSSSQTLTVTNADGKATIFTAETLKDLPRAKALLGGKRGYEGTTLSSVLREAGVVQGPRLHGKPMAAYVVVVGKDGYRAVLSLAETDPSFRDAPIILADRKDEGPLAENEGPWRLVIGADARPDRGVRQVETVSVVLAP, from the coding sequence ATGCGCGCCCTGCTGGCCGCGGCGGTCCTGCTGCTGGCGCCGGTCGCGGCCGGCGCCCAATCCTCGTCTCAGACCCTGACCGTCACCAACGCCGACGGCAAGGCGACGATCTTCACGGCGGAGACGCTGAAGGATCTGCCGCGCGCCAAGGCTCTGCTCGGCGGCAAGCGGGGCTACGAAGGGACGACCCTGTCGTCGGTGCTGCGCGAGGCGGGCGTGGTCCAGGGGCCGCGCCTGCACGGCAAGCCGATGGCCGCCTATGTCGTGGTCGTCGGCAAGGACGGCTATCGCGCCGTCCTGTCGCTGGCCGAAACCGATCCCAGCTTCCGCGACGCCCCGATCATCCTGGCCGACCGGAAAGACGAAGGGCCCCTCGCGGAGAACGAAGGGCCCTGGCGTCTGGTGATCGGCGCCGACGCCCGCCCCGACCGCGGCGTGCGCCAGGTCGAGACGGTGTCGGTGGTGCTGGCGCCTTAG
- a CDS encoding alpha/beta fold hydrolase — MNRRALLISAGAAGLSACAPTVQLAGLPGPEFRGPRFEDDVFVSFDGAHLGLTTWKAEGQAKAVVVALHGMNDYANAFHFAAPVWARAGVTTYAFDQRGFGRSPQRGVWGGEALMTEDLRICVDVVRRLHPDLPVTVIGESMGGAAAIVAFASQRPPDAHRLALMAPAVWGWSSQPLPYKTALWFTAHVAGSTVLKPPRWITDRVQPTDNYDELIAMGRDRLMIWGARNDTLYGLVDLMEMAWAGVGRLAVPTAYFYGARDEIIPQEPTFESARRLKPSDRSAYYADGWHLLSRDKQRDRVIGDLQSWILDPAAAFPSDPPTIPTAPAARRRPAV, encoded by the coding sequence ATGAACCGCCGCGCGCTCCTCATCTCCGCCGGCGCGGCCGGGCTGTCGGCCTGCGCCCCCACCGTCCAGCTGGCCGGCCTGCCGGGACCTGAGTTCAGGGGGCCCAGGTTCGAGGACGACGTCTTCGTCAGCTTCGACGGCGCCCATCTCGGCCTGACGACCTGGAAGGCCGAGGGCCAGGCGAAGGCCGTCGTCGTCGCGCTGCACGGCATGAACGACTACGCCAACGCCTTCCATTTCGCGGCGCCGGTCTGGGCGCGGGCCGGGGTCACCACCTACGCCTTCGATCAGCGCGGCTTCGGCCGCTCGCCTCAGCGCGGGGTCTGGGGCGGCGAGGCCCTGATGACCGAGGACCTGCGCATCTGCGTCGACGTGGTCCGCAGGCTGCACCCGGACCTGCCGGTGACGGTGATCGGCGAGAGCATGGGCGGGGCGGCGGCGATCGTCGCCTTCGCCTCGCAGCGTCCGCCGGACGCCCATCGCCTGGCCCTGATGGCGCCGGCGGTCTGGGGCTGGTCCAGCCAGCCGCTGCCCTACAAGACCGCCCTCTGGTTCACCGCCCATGTCGCCGGCAGTACGGTGCTCAAGCCGCCGCGCTGGATCACCGACCGCGTCCAGCCGACCGACAACTATGACGAGCTGATCGCCATGGGCCGCGACCGGCTGATGATCTGGGGCGCGCGCAACGACACCCTTTACGGCCTGGTCGACCTGATGGAGATGGCCTGGGCGGGGGTGGGGCGACTGGCCGTTCCGACGGCCTATTTCTACGGCGCGCGCGACGAGATCATCCCCCAGGAGCCGACCTTCGAGTCCGCGCGCCGGCTGAAGCCCTCCGATCGCTCGGCCTACTACGCCGACGGCTGGCACCTGCTCAGCCGCGACAAGCAACGCGACCGGGTGATCGGCGACCTCCAGAGCTGGATCCTGGATCCGGCCGCGGCCTTCCCCTCCGATCCCCCGACCATCCCGACCGCGCCGGCGGCGCGACGCAGACCCGCGGTTTGA
- a CDS encoding Glu/Leu/Phe/Val family dehydrogenase, whose product MTLFDSPDFANHEGVHAVFDEKSGLKTIIAVHSTARGPAAGGCRMWPYASAEQALTDALRLSQGMSYKNAMADLPLGGGKSVIIGNSRTDKTPALFEAFGRAVDGLGGQYWTAEDVGVSPGDLAHASRVTKYVAGLEGHPAASGDPSPVTAEGVFRGVRLCVERAYDRDLTGVTVAIQGVGHVGAYLAEKLHAAGAKLVITDVNEQALAAVAAKTGAQIVAPDAIFDVEAEVFAPCALGGAVNLQSLSRLKGRVIAGAANNQLATPEVGRLLFDKGLLYAPDYVINGGGIINVAAEIIGIENGTAFDADWVNAKLDRLALTLAEVLDRSAAEKRPTHEVADEMAKARIADATRVKAAA is encoded by the coding sequence ATGACCCTGTTCGATTCTCCCGACTTCGCGAACCACGAAGGCGTACACGCCGTCTTCGACGAAAAGTCCGGCCTGAAGACCATTATCGCCGTTCACTCGACCGCCCGCGGCCCGGCCGCCGGCGGCTGCCGCATGTGGCCCTACGCCAGCGCCGAACAGGCCCTGACCGACGCCCTGCGGCTGTCGCAGGGGATGTCCTACAAGAACGCCATGGCCGATCTGCCGCTCGGCGGCGGCAAGTCGGTGATCATCGGCAATTCGCGCACCGACAAGACGCCGGCCCTGTTCGAAGCCTTCGGCCGCGCGGTCGACGGCCTTGGCGGCCAGTACTGGACGGCCGAGGACGTCGGCGTCTCGCCGGGCGACCTGGCCCACGCCAGCCGCGTCACCAAGTACGTCGCCGGCCTGGAAGGCCACCCGGCCGCCTCTGGCGATCCGAGCCCGGTGACCGCCGAGGGCGTGTTCCGCGGCGTCCGCCTGTGCGTCGAGCGCGCCTACGACCGCGACCTGACCGGCGTCACCGTCGCCATCCAGGGCGTCGGCCATGTCGGCGCCTACCTGGCCGAGAAGCTGCACGCCGCCGGCGCCAAGCTGGTGATCACCGACGTCAACGAACAGGCCCTGGCCGCCGTGGCCGCCAAGACCGGGGCCCAGATCGTCGCCCCGGACGCCATCTTCGACGTCGAGGCCGAGGTCTTCGCCCCCTGCGCCCTGGGCGGTGCGGTCAACCTGCAGAGCCTGTCGCGCCTGAAGGGCCGCGTCATCGCCGGCGCCGCCAACAACCAGCTGGCCACGCCGGAAGTCGGCCGCCTGCTGTTCGACAAGGGCCTGCTCTACGCCCCCGACTATGTGATCAACGGCGGCGGCATCATCAACGTCGCGGCCGAGATCATCGGCATCGAGAACGGAACCGCCTTCGACGCCGACTGGGTGAACGCCAAGCTCGACCGCCTCGCCCTGACCCTGGCCGAGGTCCTCGACCGCTCGGCCGCCGAGAAGCGCCCGACCCACGAGGTCGCCGACGAGATGGCCAAGGCCCGCATCGCCGACGCCACCCGCGTGAAGGCCGCGGCCTAG
- a CDS encoding DUF3253 domain-containing protein, with protein sequence MTTSPIEDAILDLLAKTPAGKSIDPAEVAKQLQPERWQRILPQVRATAVGLARQGKLVITRHGKPADPDSFKGVYRLKLP encoded by the coding sequence TTGACCACCTCGCCCATCGAAGACGCCATCCTCGACCTGCTGGCCAAGACGCCGGCCGGCAAGAGCATCGATCCCGCCGAGGTCGCCAAGCAGCTGCAGCCCGAGCGCTGGCAGCGGATCCTGCCCCAGGTGCGGGCCACCGCCGTCGGCCTGGCGCGCCAGGGCAAGCTGGTGATCACCCGCCACGGCAAGCCCGCCGATCCCGATAGCTTCAAGGGCGTGTATCGGCTAAAGCTGCCGTAG
- the wrbA gene encoding NAD(P)H:quinone oxidoreductase has translation MPKILVLYYSSYGHIETLAKAIAEGARSVEGAVVDIKRVPETAPLEVAKAAHFKLDQEAPVATIADLEHYDAIIVGTGTRFGRMSSQMAAFLDQAGGLWARGALNGKVGAAFVSTATQHGGQETTLFSIITNLLHFGMTIVGLPYSHQGQMSLDEIVGGAPYGATTVAGGDGSRQPSEIDLAGARHQGELVAQTAKKLFG, from the coding sequence ATGCCGAAGATCCTCGTCCTCTACTATTCCAGCTACGGCCACATCGAGACCTTGGCCAAGGCCATCGCCGAGGGCGCGCGTTCGGTCGAGGGCGCCGTCGTCGACATCAAGCGCGTGCCCGAGACGGCGCCGCTGGAAGTCGCCAAGGCCGCCCACTTCAAGCTGGACCAGGAGGCCCCGGTCGCGACCATCGCGGACCTGGAACACTACGACGCCATCATCGTCGGCACGGGCACCCGTTTTGGCCGGATGTCGTCCCAGATGGCCGCGTTCCTCGACCAGGCCGGCGGACTGTGGGCGCGCGGCGCCTTGAACGGCAAGGTCGGCGCGGCCTTCGTTTCGACCGCCACCCAGCACGGCGGCCAGGAGACGACCCTGTTCTCGATCATCACCAACCTGCTGCACTTCGGCATGACCATCGTCGGCCTGCCCTACAGCCACCAGGGTCAGATGAGCCTCGATGAGATCGTCGGCGGCGCGCCCTACGGCGCCACCACCGTGGCCGGCGGCGACGGCAGCCGCCAGCCCTCAGAGATCGACCTCGCCGGCGCCCGCCACCAAGGCGAACTGGTCGCCCAGACGGCGAAGAAGCTGTTCGGCTAA
- a CDS encoding type II toxin-antitoxin system VapC family toxin, with product MIVLDASAVLAVIYNEPKADEIARRLPGAVMSIVNLTEALSVVAHRGERPADFDALLREAGVEIAPVTAAQAVDAATLRPLTSHLGLSLGDRLCLALARERRLPVLTTERRWSEHEFGIPVEYAR from the coding sequence GTGATCGTCCTCGACGCTTCCGCCGTTCTGGCTGTGATCTACAATGAACCGAAGGCTGACGAGATCGCTCGGCGACTGCCCGGTGCGGTGATGTCGATCGTCAACTTGACCGAGGCCCTGAGCGTTGTCGCCCATCGTGGAGAACGGCCCGCCGACTTCGACGCGCTGCTCCGCGAAGCCGGGGTCGAGATCGCGCCCGTCACCGCCGCCCAAGCCGTCGATGCGGCGACACTTCGGCCATTGACCTCTCATCTAGGCCTGTCGCTCGGCGACCGGCTCTGTCTCGCTCTGGCGCGTGAGCGCCGCCTGCCTGTCCTGACCACCGAGCGCCGCTGGTCGGAGCATGAATTCGGGATTCCCGTGGAGTACGCCCGTTGA
- a CDS encoding PaaI family thioesterase, producing MDGGNEAPNGPRLITEGEWAGWRFWGDSDPFEAQSGPYYFREEEDGSIRCAFRAEKKHMNGGGFMHGGCMMTFADFALFALAWRELENTHAVTVSLGGEYVGPAHEGDLVECTGEVVKSGKSMVFVRGLISTGGEPMMTFSGVIKKVARRL from the coding sequence ATGGACGGCGGCAACGAGGCCCCCAATGGGCCGAGACTGATTACGGAAGGCGAATGGGCGGGCTGGCGCTTCTGGGGCGACAGCGACCCGTTCGAGGCGCAGTCCGGCCCTTACTACTTCCGCGAGGAAGAGGACGGCTCGATCCGTTGCGCCTTCCGGGCCGAAAAGAAACACATGAACGGCGGCGGCTTCATGCACGGCGGCTGCATGATGACCTTCGCCGACTTCGCCCTGTTCGCCCTGGCCTGGCGCGAGTTGGAGAACACCCACGCCGTGACCGTCAGCCTCGGCGGCGAGTACGTCGGCCCGGCCCACGAGGGCGACCTGGTCGAATGCACCGGCGAGGTGGTGAAGTCCGGCAAGTCGATGGTCTTCGTGCGCGGCCTGATCTCCACCGGCGGCGAGCCGATGATGACCTTCTCCGGCGTCATCAAGAAGGTCGCGCGGAGGCTCTGA
- a CDS encoding GNAT family N-acetyltransferase produces MALEPAAPQDIPAIMAIERLPGYDVFIGAFEAEEHARHMASSDARYLVWREHGEVLAFAILMKLDNPHGVVLLKRLGAVHAGEGLGRRLVPAIVDHVFETTGCNRLELGVSEENPRAQHVYRREGFVHEGTLREVHRHPDRYVSSLLFSMLRREWEALPRRRAG; encoded by the coding sequence GTGGCGCTCGAACCGGCTGCGCCGCAGGACATCCCGGCGATCATGGCGATCGAGCGCCTGCCCGGCTACGACGTCTTCATCGGGGCCTTCGAGGCGGAGGAGCACGCCCGCCACATGGCGTCCAGCGACGCCCGCTACCTGGTCTGGCGCGAGCACGGCGAGGTGCTGGCCTTCGCCATCCTGATGAAGCTGGACAACCCGCACGGCGTCGTCCTGCTGAAGCGGCTGGGCGCGGTTCACGCCGGCGAGGGCCTCGGCCGTCGGCTGGTTCCGGCCATCGTCGACCATGTGTTCGAGACCACCGGCTGCAATCGGCTGGAGCTGGGCGTCTCCGAGGAGAATCCGCGCGCCCAGCACGTCTACCGCCGCGAGGGCTTCGTCCACGAAGGTACGTTGCGCGAGGTGCATCGCCACCCCGACCGCTACGTCTCGTCGCTGCTGTTCTCGATGCTGCGCCGCGAGTGGGAAGCCCTCCCCCGCCGCCGGGCCGGCTGA
- a CDS encoding S46 family peptidase, with protein MNRVSPLAVTVCLGALSFASAAAADEGMWTYENFPSAKVQATYGVKIDKPWLDHMRAASVRLPGCSASVVSKDGLVLTNNHCVVDCLVELSSPEKDHMKDGFLTATRAEERQCPGMTAEILVGTFDVTDQIRAATDGKTGQDYATARSAAIAAAEQANCKGEAGFRCQTIPLYRGGQYVVYRYQRYTDVRMVFAPEFAAAFFGGDPDNFNFPRYDIDAAFLRLYDKGQVVKTPTFLKWNASAPKAGEPTFVSGNPGSTERLLTVSQLETYRDLTIPAAQLQRSELRGRLIEYGRRDGEAKRLVADPIFSLENSYKVFFGRQFTLNDAAFLDMKRREEAELRAKVAADPKLAAEIGDPWGEIDAAQKAYADSFLAYRQLESDAGRGSQLFAWARTLVRAAAERPKASGERLSEFADSRLAGVERGLTTAKKVELPLEQINLEHWLLKSREYLAADPEAQAAVLGRESPEGLAARLVKSKLADPAVRKALWDGGAEAIKASDDPMIQFVLKLDPAARGVRTVWEAKVSGPTDRAAERIAKARFAAYGDSVYPDATFTLRLSYGKVAGWTHRGRTVEPFTTLGGAFERATGEEPYALPKSWLDAKAGLKLDTVYDFVTTNDIIGGNSGSPVVNAKGEVIGAAFDGNIHSLGGAYGYDGAINRTVVVSTAGVTEALKTIYRRDALVKELTGK; from the coding sequence ATGAACCGTGTTTCTCCGCTCGCCGTGACCGTCTGCCTCGGCGCGCTGTCGTTCGCCTCGGCCGCCGCCGCCGACGAGGGCATGTGGACGTACGAGAATTTCCCCTCGGCGAAGGTGCAGGCGACCTACGGCGTCAAGATCGACAAGCCCTGGCTGGACCACATGCGCGCCGCCTCGGTGCGGCTGCCCGGCTGCTCGGCCTCGGTGGTCTCCAAGGACGGCCTGGTGCTGACCAACAACCACTGCGTGGTCGACTGCCTGGTGGAGCTGTCCAGCCCTGAGAAGGATCACATGAAGGACGGGTTCCTCACCGCGACGCGTGCGGAAGAGCGCCAGTGTCCCGGCATGACCGCCGAGATCCTGGTCGGAACCTTCGACGTCACCGACCAGATCCGCGCCGCCACCGACGGCAAGACCGGCCAGGACTACGCCACGGCCCGCAGCGCCGCGATCGCCGCCGCCGAACAGGCCAACTGCAAGGGCGAGGCGGGCTTCCGCTGCCAGACCATTCCGCTGTACCGCGGCGGGCAGTACGTGGTGTACCGCTACCAGCGCTACACCGACGTCCGGATGGTGTTCGCGCCCGAGTTCGCGGCGGCCTTCTTCGGCGGCGACCCGGACAACTTCAACTTCCCGCGCTACGACATCGACGCCGCCTTCCTGCGGCTCTACGACAAGGGTCAGGTCGTCAAGACGCCGACCTTCCTGAAGTGGAACGCGAGCGCGCCCAAGGCCGGCGAGCCGACCTTCGTCTCGGGCAATCCGGGCTCGACCGAGCGCCTGCTGACCGTGTCGCAGCTGGAAACCTATCGCGACCTGACCATCCCGGCAGCCCAGCTGCAGCGGTCCGAGCTGCGCGGTCGCCTGATCGAGTACGGTCGGCGTGACGGGGAGGCCAAGCGTCTGGTCGCCGACCCGATCTTCAGCCTGGAGAACAGCTACAAGGTCTTCTTCGGCCGGCAGTTCACGCTCAACGACGCCGCCTTCCTCGACATGAAGCGCAGGGAAGAGGCCGAGCTTCGCGCCAAGGTCGCCGCCGATCCCAAGCTGGCCGCCGAGATCGGCGATCCCTGGGGCGAGATCGACGCGGCTCAGAAGGCCTACGCCGACAGCTTCCTGGCCTACCGCCAGCTGGAATCGGACGCCGGCCGCGGCTCGCAGCTGTTCGCCTGGGCCCGCACCCTGGTCCGCGCCGCCGCCGAGCGGCCGAAGGCCTCGGGCGAGCGCCTGTCGGAATTCGCCGACTCCCGACTGGCCGGCGTCGAGCGCGGCCTGACCACCGCCAAGAAGGTCGAGCTCCCGCTGGAGCAGATCAATCTCGAGCACTGGCTGCTGAAGAGCCGCGAATACCTGGCCGCCGATCCGGAGGCCCAGGCCGCTGTGCTCGGCCGCGAGAGCCCCGAGGGCCTCGCCGCCCGCCTGGTGAAGAGCAAGCTGGCCGACCCGGCCGTCCGCAAGGCCCTGTGGGACGGCGGCGCCGAGGCGATCAAGGCCTCGGACGACCCGATGATCCAATTCGTCCTGAAGCTGGATCCGGCCGCCCGCGGCGTCCGTACGGTCTGGGAGGCCAAGGTTTCGGGTCCGACCGACCGCGCCGCCGAGCGGATCGCCAAGGCCCGGTTCGCGGCCTACGGGGACAGCGTCTATCCGGACGCCACCTTCACCCTGCGCCTGAGCTACGGGAAGGTCGCCGGCTGGACCCATCGCGGCCGCACCGTCGAGCCGTTCACCACCCTGGGCGGCGCCTTCGAACGCGCGACCGGCGAGGAACCCTACGCCCTGCCGAAGAGCTGGCTGGACGCCAAGGCCGGGCTGAAGCTGGACACCGTCTACGACTTCGTCACCACCAACGACATCATCGGCGGCAACTCCGGCTCGCCGGTGGTCAACGCCAAGGGCGAGGTGATCGGCGCGGCCTTTGACGGCAACATCCACAGCCTGGGCGGCGCCTACGGCTACGACGGCGCGATCAACCGCACCGTCGTGGTCTCGACGGCGGGCGTCACCGAGGCGCTGAAAACGATCTACCGCCGCGACGCCCTGGTGAAGGAACTGACCGGGAAGTAG
- a CDS encoding uracil-DNA glycosylase family protein: protein MSLDAVLADIRACRACAGDFPHAPRPVVRVAAGTRLLIAGQAPGRRVHESGLPFDDASGDRLRDWMGVDRATFYGHPAIGVAAMAFCFPGTDPKGGDYPPPRRCAELWRAPLLAELKAVELTLLVGGYAQAWALGRRMKATMTETVRAWREYLDEGVLVLPHPSWRNTGWLKRNPWFEDEAAPFLRHRVAGMVAA, encoded by the coding sequence ATGAGCCTCGACGCCGTCCTCGCCGACATTCGCGCCTGCCGGGCCTGCGCCGGGGATTTTCCTCATGCGCCGCGGCCCGTGGTGCGGGTCGCGGCGGGGACGCGGCTGCTGATCGCCGGCCAGGCGCCGGGGCGGCGGGTGCACGAGAGCGGCCTGCCGTTCGATGACGCCTCGGGCGACCGCCTGCGCGACTGGATGGGCGTCGACCGGGCGACCTTCTACGGCCACCCGGCGATCGGGGTGGCGGCCATGGCCTTTTGCTTCCCGGGCACGGACCCCAAGGGCGGCGACTATCCGCCGCCGCGCCGCTGCGCCGAGCTCTGGCGGGCGCCGCTGCTGGCGGAGCTGAAAGCGGTTGAACTGACCCTGCTGGTCGGGGGTTACGCCCAGGCCTGGGCGCTGGGCCGGCGGATGAAGGCGACCATGACCGAAACCGTAAGAGCCTGGCGGGAGTATCTGGATGAGGGCGTCCTGGTCCTGCCGCACCCGTCCTGGCGCAACACCGGCTGGTTGAAGCGGAATCCTTGGTTCGAGGACGAGGCGGCGCCTTTCCTCCGCCACAGGGTCGCGGGCATGGTGGCGGCATGA
- a CDS encoding NupC/NupG family nucleoside CNT transporter — MFRLENAQSLVGIALTLLVCWLVSEDRKRFPWRLALGALAVQVGLILLLFGLPAARGVVKAISDAVDGLGAATAHGTQFVFGYLGGGPQPYPVENPAAQFVFAFQVLPLILVISALSALLWHWGILKWIIRGFGFLFSKTMGMGGASATATAANIFVGMVETPIIIRAYLDKLTRSELFMMMVVGLATVAGSTMVAYATVLKSVLPNAAAHVLVASVVSAPAGVLLARLIVPEKSGEGGVSVDYTSLLKYDSAIDAISKGVSDGLMVVLNISAILIVFVALVAIGNELLSLLPAIGGQPVTIERILGVAFSPLAWSLGVDWSEAGKAGYLLGVKLMLTEFIGFIQLGAIPADQMSERTRMIMTYALCGFANVGSVGITVSGMGVLMPERRGEIIGMVWKALLAGFLATCMTAAVVGAMPRELFGIQ; from the coding sequence ATGTTCCGGCTCGAGAATGCTCAAAGCCTTGTCGGGATCGCCCTGACCCTTCTGGTCTGCTGGCTGGTGTCGGAGGACCGCAAGCGCTTCCCCTGGCGCCTGGCCCTGGGCGCGCTGGCCGTCCAGGTCGGCCTGATCCTGCTGCTGTTCGGCCTGCCGGCGGCGCGCGGGGTGGTCAAGGCGATCAGCGACGCGGTCGACGGCCTGGGCGCGGCCACGGCGCACGGCACCCAGTTCGTGTTCGGCTATCTCGGCGGCGGGCCGCAGCCCTATCCTGTCGAGAATCCGGCCGCCCAGTTCGTCTTCGCCTTCCAGGTGCTGCCGCTGATCCTGGTGATCTCGGCCCTGTCGGCCCTGCTGTGGCACTGGGGGATCCTGAAGTGGATCATCCGCGGCTTCGGTTTCCTGTTCTCCAAGACCATGGGCATGGGCGGCGCCTCGGCGACGGCCACGGCGGCCAACATCTTCGTCGGCATGGTCGAGACGCCGATCATCATCCGCGCCTATCTCGACAAGCTCACCCGGTCGGAGCTGTTCATGATGATGGTGGTCGGCCTGGCCACCGTCGCCGGCTCGACCATGGTCGCCTACGCGACGGTCCTGAAGTCGGTGCTGCCCAACGCCGCCGCCCATGTGCTGGTCGCGTCGGTGGTCTCGGCGCCCGCCGGCGTTCTGCTGGCCCGGCTGATCGTGCCGGAGAAGAGCGGGGAGGGCGGGGTGAGCGTCGACTATACCTCGCTGCTGAAATACGACAGCGCCATCGACGCCATCTCCAAGGGCGTCAGCGACGGCCTGATGGTGGTGCTGAACATCTCGGCCATCCTGATCGTCTTCGTCGCCCTGGTCGCCATCGGCAACGAGCTGCTGAGCCTGCTGCCGGCCATCGGCGGCCAGCCGGTGACCATCGAGCGTATCCTGGGGGTGGCCTTCTCGCCCCTGGCCTGGAGCCTCGGGGTCGACTGGAGCGAGGCCGGCAAGGCCGGCTATCTGCTCGGCGTGAAGTTGATGCTCACCGAGTTCATCGGCTTCATCCAGCTGGGCGCGATCCCGGCCGACCAGATGAGCGAGCGCACCCGGATGATCATGACCTACGCCCTGTGCGGCTTCGCCAACGTGGGGTCGGTGGGCATCACGGTCTCGGGCATGGGCGTACTGATGCCCGAGCGCCGCGGCGAGATCATCGGCATGGTCTGGAAGGCCCTGTTGGCCGGCTTCCTGGCGACCTGCATGACGGCCGCGGTCGTTGGCGCCATGCCGCGTGAGCTGTTCGGGATTCAATAA